One region of Primulina tabacum isolate GXHZ01 chromosome 17, ASM2559414v2, whole genome shotgun sequence genomic DNA includes:
- the LOC142530878 gene encoding putative phospholipid-transporting ATPase 8, translating to MRDLRKMAGGSRKGIRFSRLYSFSCLKSKFRDEHSQIGGKGYSRIVYCNDPDNPEQLQLRYRSNYVSTTKYTAFNFIPKSLFEQFRRVANIYFLAVACVSFSPLAPYSATSVLAPLVVVIGVTMAKEALEDWRRMKQDIEANNRKVKVYDRSNTFQDTRWKNLRVGNLVKVYKDEYFPADLLLISSSYEDGICYVETTNLDGETNLKVKHALDVTSSLRDDDYYKKFKAIIKCEDPNEDLYSFIGTMWYNGLQHPLSLQQILVRDSKLRNTEYVYGVVVFTGHDTKVMQNAIDPPKRSKIERKMDKIVYILFSLLVSVSLMGSFFFGITTKNDIHDGKVQRWYLQPEHTTVFYDPKRAALAAFFHFLTGLMLYGYLIPISLYVSIEMVKVLQGIFINQDQDMYYEETDNLAHARTSNLNEELGQVDTILSDKTGTLTCNSMDFVKCSIAGTAYGLGVTEVERALAKRKVDAKHNITNSSSNIQMSTDDVTDLGKSIKGFNFKDDRIMNGGWVNEPHADVIQKFFRVLALCHTAIPEVNQETGEIDYEAESPDEAAFVIAARELGFEFFERTQSSISLHELDYGKGRKTDRSYELLHVLEFSSARKRMSVIVKNAENQLLLLSKGADSAMFERLSRKAKDFEAKTREHIKRYAEAGLRTLVVAYRELSEDEFRSWEEEFLDAKASVNADRGALVDAATDKIERDLILLGATAVEDKLQKGVPQCIEKLANAGIKIWVITGDQMETAINIGYACGLLREDMKQIVITLDSPEISDLEKRGDENEATKASSESITEQIRKGKSQLCSGGSSTTFGLIIDGKSLSFALSSNLEGAFLDLAVHCASVICCRSTPKQKALVTRLVKKGTGKTTLAIGDGANDVGMLQEADIGVGISGVEGMQAAMSSDFTVAQFCFLERLLLVHGHWCYRRISMMICYFFYKNIAFGFTLFWFEARASFSGQPAYNDWYMSFYNVFFTSLPVIALGVFDQDVSARLCLKHPQLYEEGVHDILFSWPRILGWMLNGIISSMIIFFFTTNSILHQAFRRDGSVVDFEVLGVLMYTCVVWTVNCQMALSINYFTWIQHFFIWGSIAFWYIFLVIYGSLSPVVSTTAFRVLVEACAPSPFYWLATLLVVVSTLLPYILYRTLQVEFNPMIHDRIQRSGLGGSENESPGDLSIRHSGKMGSVKDKSRYRDSLLVKR from the exons ATGCGTGACTTAAGGAAAATGGCTGGTGGTAGTAGAAAAGGGATTCGTTTTAGCAGGCTTTACTCATTTTCATGTCTCAAATCTAAGTTTAGAGACGAGCATAGTCAAATTGGGGGAAAGGGTTATTCCAGAATTGTGTATTGTAATGACCCTGATAATCCAGAGCAGCTCCAGCTTAGGTACAGGAGTAATTATGTTTCTACGACAAAGTACACCGCCTTTAATTTTATTCCCAAGTCATTGTTTGAGCAGTTCAGGAGGGttgcaaatatatattttcttgctGTAGCTTGTGTATCTTTTAGTCCGTTAGCACCTTACAGTGCTACAAGTGTTCTTGCACCTTTGGTCGTGGTAATTGGAGTGACAATGGCGAAAGAAGCCTTGGAAGATTGGAGGCGTATGAAACAG GATATAGAGGCTAATAACCGCAAGGTCAAAGTTTATGATAGAAGCAATACTTTTCAAGATACCAGATGGAAGAATTTACGAGTTGGCAATCTTGTAAAGGTGTACAAGGATGAATATTTCCCTGCAGATCTGCTTCTTATTTCATCAAGCTATGAGGACGGGATTTGTTATGTTGAGACAACAAATTTAGACGGAGAGACTAATCTCAAAGTGAAGCATGCTCTTGATGTTACATCCTCCTTGCGTGATGATGACTACTATAAAAAATTCAAGGCaattattaagtgtgaggacCCAAATGAGGATCTTTATTCATTCATCGGAACCATGTGGTATAATGGTCTGCAGCATCCCCTTTCTCTGCAACAGATTCTTGTGCGTGATTCTAAACTTCGAAATACTGAGTACGTGTACGGTGTGGTTGTGTTTACTGGTCATGACACTAAAGTCATGCAGAATGCTATAGATCCTCCTAAGAGGAGTAAGATTGAGAGAAAAATGGATAAGATAGTGTACATCCTTTTTAGTCTATTGGTTTCAGTATCTTTGATGGGATCTTTCTTTTTTGGAATCACAACCAAGAATGACATTCATGATGGAAAAGTGCAGAGATGGTATCTCCAACCAGAACATACCACCGTGTTTTATGATCCAAAACGAGCGGCACTGGCTGctttttttcatttcttgacCGGGCTTATGTTGTATGGATATCTGATACCAATATCCCTGTATGTATCTATTGAGATGGTAAAAGTTTTACAGGGCATATTTATAAATCAGGATCAAGATATGTATTATGAAGAAACCGACAACCTAGCGCATGCAAGGACTTCTAATTTGAATGAGGAACTTGGACAAGTAGATACTATCCTTTCTGATAAAACGGGTACTTTGACGTGCAACTCAATGGATTTTGTTAAATGCTCAATAGCTGGCACAGCATATGGCCTCGGTGTGACAGAGGTAGAAAGAGCCCTAGCTAAGAGAAAAGTTGATGCAAAGCATAACATCACAAATTCTTCCTCCAATATACAAATGTCTACTGATGACGTCACAGATTTGGGAAAATCAATAAAAGGTTTCAATTTCAAAGATGACCGCATTATGAATGGTGGATGGGTTAATGAGCCTCACGCAGATGTGATACAAAAGTTCTTTAGAGTGCTAGCACTCTGCCATACAGCCATTCCCGAGGTGAATCAAGAAACTGGTGAAATTGATTACGAAGCTGAGTCGCCAGATGAAGCTGCCTTTGTTATTGCTGCTAGAGAGCTTGGCTTCGAGTTCTTCGAAAGAACCCAATCTAGTATCTCTTTACATGAACTAGATTATGGAAAAGGCAGAAAAACTGACAG GTCCTATGAGCTTCTTCATGTCTTAGAGTTCAGTAGTGCCAGGAAAAGGATGTCTGTGATCGTTAAGAATGCTGAAAATCAGTTACTGCTCCTCTCCAAGGGTGCAGACAG TGCAATGTTTGAACGGCTCTCTAGAAAAGCAAAAGATTTTGAAGCTAAGACAAGGGAACATATCAAAAGATATGCTGAAGCAGGTTTACGAACTCTGGTCGTTGCATACCGTGAACTTAGTGAAGATGAGTTTAGGTCATGGGAAGAAGAGTTTCTGGATGCCAAGGCATCTGTAAATGCTGATAGAGGTGCATTGGTGGATGCAGCCACTGATAAGATTGAAAGAGACTTAATTCTCCTTGGAGCTACTGCTGTCGAGGACAAGCTACAAAAGGGG GTTCCACAATGCATCGAGAAACTTGCAAATGCAGGAATCAAGATTTGGGTCATAACAGGAGATCAGATGGAGACAGCAATAAATATTGG ATATGCTTGTGGCTTGCTGAGAGAGGACATGAAGCAGATTGTGATCACTTTAGACTCCCCAGAAATTAGTGATCTAGAAAAACGAGGGGACGAGAATGAAGCTACGAAG GCTTCGAGTGAAAGCATTACAGAGCAAATTAGGAAAGGAAAATCTCAGCTATGTTCGGGAGGTAGTTCGACTACCTTTGGTCTGATAATTGATGGAAAGTCATTATCTTTTGCTCTCAGCTCGAATCTGGAGGGGGCATTTTTGGATCTAGCGGTTCATTGTGCATCTGTTATATGCTGTCGCTCCACACCTAAACAGAAAGCCCTT GTTACAAGGTTGGTTAAAAAGGGTACGGGTAAAACAACACTAGCAATTGGTGATGGGGCAAATGATGTAGGCATGCTTCAAGAAGCTGATATTGGGGTTGGCATCAGCGGCGTTGAAGGAATGCAG GCTGCAATGTCGAGTGATTTTACGGTAGCGCAGTTCTGTTTCCTGGAACGCCTGTTGTTGGTTCATGGCCACTGGTGCTACAGACGAATATCTATGATG ATATGCTACTTCTTTTACAAGAACATTGCCTTTGGGTTCACACTATTCTGGTTTGAGGCTCGGGCTTCCTTCTCCGGCCAACCTGCCTATAATGATTGGTACATGTCATTCTACAACGTTTTCTTCACTTCACTCCCTGTGATTGCTCTTGGTGTTTTTGACCAGGATGTTTCCGCACGACTGTGTCTGAAG CATCCTCAATTATACGAAGAGGGAGTTCATGATATTCTCTTCAGTTGGCCGCGCATACTTGGTTGGATGCTAAATGGTATCATTAGTTCCATgatcatcttcttcttcacaaCTAACTCTATACTACATCAAGCCTTTCGTAGAGATGGCAGTGTTGTTGATTTTGAAGTTCTCGGAGTTCTTATGTATACATGTGTGGTTTGGACGGTGAACTGTCAAATGGCCCTATCTATCAACTACTTTACATGGATTCAACACTTCTTCATCTGGGGCAGCATTGCCTTTTGGTACATTTTTTTAGTTATATATGGTTCGCTTTCTCCTGTAGTATCTACAACTGCATTCCGAGTTCTCGTTGAAGCCTGTGCCCCGAGTCCATTCTACTGGCTGGCAACTCTTCTTGTCGTTGTCTCTACTCTGTTACCATATATATTGTACAGAACTTTACAGGTTGAATTTAATCCTATGATCCATGACAGAATTCAAAGGAGTGGATTGGGAGGGTCCGAGAATGAATCGCCTGGGGATTTGTCAATCCGACACTCAGGAAAGATGGGTAGTGTAAAGGATAAATCAAGATATCGAGACTCATTGTTAGTTAAACGGTAA
- the LOC142530879 gene encoding protein farnesyltransferase subunit beta-like isoform X1, which translates to MESMVATKSQEEQWMVQDQVFRIYDLICNLPPHAQSVNFEIRRDNHVEYLTKSLKQLGPNFAVLDANRPWLCYWIIHSIALMGDGVDDKLENDVVEFLNRCQDLNGGYGGGPGQMPHLATTYAAVNTLITVGGDISLSSINRKNIYEFFLRMKDKSGGFRMHDGGEIDVRACYTAISVASVLNILDDRLIENVGDYISSCQTYEGGIAGEPGSEAHGGYTFCGLAAMVLINDVHRLDLPSLINWVVFRQGVECGFQGRTNKLVDGCYSFWQGGTAAIIQRLHLIVNKQLGLPYAFKHGSSVETGKCSADSDFADRDQVSEGASSPVNDVCRLEQEGAGISNASHPMELNKNGDNFIRGHICMRPLFNSMALQQYILLCSQEEAGFRDKPGKHRDHYHTCYVLSGLSICHYSGIQNADSPPLPRDILGPYSNLLEPVHPLYNIVLDKYYEAHEFFVRSQL; encoded by the exons ATGGAGAGCATGGTGGCTACCAAATCACAGGAAGAGCAGTGGATGGTACAGGATCAAGTTTTTCGGATTTACGATCTCATCTGCAACCTTCCGCCCCACGCTCAATCAGTAAA cTTTGAGATTCGACGCGACAATCATGTTGAGTATCTCACCAAAAGCCTCAAACAACTTGGTCCCAATTTTGCAGTTTTGGATGCCAA TCGGCCTTGGCTATGCTATTGGATCATTCACTCGATTGCTTTAATGGGCGATGGTGTTGATGACAAACTGGAAAATGATGTTGTTGAATTTCTCAACCGTTGCCAG GATCTTAACGGTGGATATGGTGGCGGCCCAGGTCAG ATGCCTCATTTGGCAACAACTTATGCTGCAGTCAATACGCTTATTACTGTGGGTGGTGACATATCTTTGTCATCAATAAATAG AAAAAATATTTACGAATTTTTCCTGCGAATGAAAGACAAAAGTGGTGGCTTTAG GATGCATGATGGTGGAGAAATAGATGTTCGTGCTTGCTACACTGCTATATCT gTGGCCAGTGTTCTTAACATTTTGGATGATAGGCTGATTGAAAATGTCGGAGATTACATCTCAAG TTGTCAGACTTATGAAGGTGGAATTGCTGGTGAACCGGGTTCAGAAGCTCATGGTGG GTATACTTTCTGTGGTTTAGCTGCAATGGTTCTGATTAATGATGTTCATCGTTTAGACCTGCCTAGTTTAATT AACTGGGTGGTATTCAGGCAAGGAGTGGAATGTGGATTTCAAGGCAGAACAAATAAATTAGTTGACGGATGCTATTCGTTTTGGCAG GGAGGAACAGCTGCAATAATTCAGCGGTTACATTTGATCGTTAACAAACAGCTGGGCTTACCTTATGCCTTCAAACATGGCAGCAGTGTAGAGACTGGCAAATGTTCTGCAGATTCCGATTTTGCTGACAGGGATCAAGTTTCTGAAGGGGCTTCCTCCCCTGTAAATGATGTTTGCAGGCTTGAGCAAGAAG GTGCAGGAATATCTAATGCTTCTCATCCAATGGAGTTGAATAAGAATGGTGATAATTTTATCCGAGGACATATATGCATGAGACCTCTTTTCAACAGCATGGCGTTGCAGCAGTATATTCTTCTTTGCTCCCAG GAGGAGGCGGGTTTCAGAGACAAACCAGGGAAACATAGAGATCATTATCATACGTGCTATGTTCTAAGCGGATTATCCATATGCCATTATAGTGGAATACAAAATGCCGACTCTCCACCTCTTCCAAGGGATATTTTGGGACCTTATTCCAATCTATTGGAACCTGTTCACCCTCTGTATAACATAGTGCTAGATAAATACTATGAAGCACATGAGTTCTTTGTGAGATCACAATTATAA
- the LOC142530645 gene encoding secreted RxLR effector protein 161-like, with protein sequence MIVDTPLETNARYTLSDGPPLPDPTLYCTIVGSLVYLTVTRPDIAHDVHVVSQFVTAPTTVHWAAVLRILRYLRGTQFQSLLFSYTSSLELRAYSDADWAGDPTDRKSTTGFCIFLGDSLISWKSKKQVVISRSFTEAEYRAMASTTCEIVWLRWLLADFGILLRHPTPLYCDNQSAIQIARNSVFHERTKHIEIDCHVTRHHLQLGTITLPFVPSSLQITDMFTKIHSASRFRFLSDKLSMLLAVVS encoded by the coding sequence ATGATAGTTGATACTCCTCTTGAGACCAATGCTCGGTACACTCTGTCAGATGGACCTCCTTTGCCAGATCCTACCTTATACTGTACTATTGTTGGCAGCTTGGTTTATCTCACTGTGACTCGTCCAGATATTGCGCATGATGTTCATGTAGTAAGTCAGTTTGTCACTGCACCAACTACAGTTCATTGGGCTGCTGTTCTTCGCATTCTCAGGTATCTTCGGGGAACTCAGTTTCAGAGTCTTTTGTTTTCTTATACTTCCTCCTTAGAGCTGCGTGCATACTCTGATGCTGATTGGGCTGGCGATCCCACGGATCGTAAGTCAACCACTGGCTTCTGTATTTTTCTTGGAGATTCTCTTATCTCTTGGAAAAGTAAGAAACAAGTTGTTATCTCTAGATCTTTTACCGAAGCCGAGTATCGTGCTATGGCTTCAACTACTTGCGAAATTGTTTGGTTACGTTGGTTGCTTGCAGATTTCGGTATCCTTCTTCGTCATCCTACTCCGTTATATTGTGATAATCAGAGTGCAATTCAGATTGCGCGCAATTCAGTTTTTCATGAGAGGACAAAGCACATTGAGATCGATTGTCACGTCACTCGTCATCATCTCCAGCTTGGCACCATCACGTTACCTTTCGTTCCTTCTTCTCTGCAGATAACTGATATGTTTACCAAGATACATTCCGCTTCACGCTTCCGTTTTTTGTCTGACAAACTCTCCATGCTTTTAGCTGTAGTATCGTGA
- the LOC142530879 gene encoding protein farnesyltransferase subunit beta-like isoform X2, with translation MESMVATKSQEEQWMVQDQVFRIYDLICNLPPHAQSVNFEIRRDNHVEYLTKSLKQLGPNFAVLDANRPWLCYWIIHSIALMGDGVDDKLENDVVEFLNRCQDLNGGYGGGPGQMPHLATTYAAVNTLITVGGDISLSSINRKNIYEFFLRMKDKSGGFRMHDGGEIDVRACYTAISVASVLNILDDRLIENVGDYISSCQTYEGGIAGEPGSEAHGGYTFCGLAAMVLINDVHRLDLPSLINWVVFRQGVECGFQGRTNKLVDGCYSFWQGGTAAIIQRLHLIVNKQLGLPYAFKHGSSVETGKCSADSDFADRDQVSEGASSPVNDVCRLEQEGISNASHPMELNKNGDNFIRGHICMRPLFNSMALQQYILLCSQEEAGFRDKPGKHRDHYHTCYVLSGLSICHYSGIQNADSPPLPRDILGPYSNLLEPVHPLYNIVLDKYYEAHEFFVRSQL, from the exons ATGGAGAGCATGGTGGCTACCAAATCACAGGAAGAGCAGTGGATGGTACAGGATCAAGTTTTTCGGATTTACGATCTCATCTGCAACCTTCCGCCCCACGCTCAATCAGTAAA cTTTGAGATTCGACGCGACAATCATGTTGAGTATCTCACCAAAAGCCTCAAACAACTTGGTCCCAATTTTGCAGTTTTGGATGCCAA TCGGCCTTGGCTATGCTATTGGATCATTCACTCGATTGCTTTAATGGGCGATGGTGTTGATGACAAACTGGAAAATGATGTTGTTGAATTTCTCAACCGTTGCCAG GATCTTAACGGTGGATATGGTGGCGGCCCAGGTCAG ATGCCTCATTTGGCAACAACTTATGCTGCAGTCAATACGCTTATTACTGTGGGTGGTGACATATCTTTGTCATCAATAAATAG AAAAAATATTTACGAATTTTTCCTGCGAATGAAAGACAAAAGTGGTGGCTTTAG GATGCATGATGGTGGAGAAATAGATGTTCGTGCTTGCTACACTGCTATATCT gTGGCCAGTGTTCTTAACATTTTGGATGATAGGCTGATTGAAAATGTCGGAGATTACATCTCAAG TTGTCAGACTTATGAAGGTGGAATTGCTGGTGAACCGGGTTCAGAAGCTCATGGTGG GTATACTTTCTGTGGTTTAGCTGCAATGGTTCTGATTAATGATGTTCATCGTTTAGACCTGCCTAGTTTAATT AACTGGGTGGTATTCAGGCAAGGAGTGGAATGTGGATTTCAAGGCAGAACAAATAAATTAGTTGACGGATGCTATTCGTTTTGGCAG GGAGGAACAGCTGCAATAATTCAGCGGTTACATTTGATCGTTAACAAACAGCTGGGCTTACCTTATGCCTTCAAACATGGCAGCAGTGTAGAGACTGGCAAATGTTCTGCAGATTCCGATTTTGCTGACAGGGATCAAGTTTCTGAAGGGGCTTCCTCCCCTGTAAATGATGTTTGCAGGCTTGAGCAAGAAG GAATATCTAATGCTTCTCATCCAATGGAGTTGAATAAGAATGGTGATAATTTTATCCGAGGACATATATGCATGAGACCTCTTTTCAACAGCATGGCGTTGCAGCAGTATATTCTTCTTTGCTCCCAG GAGGAGGCGGGTTTCAGAGACAAACCAGGGAAACATAGAGATCATTATCATACGTGCTATGTTCTAAGCGGATTATCCATATGCCATTATAGTGGAATACAAAATGCCGACTCTCCACCTCTTCCAAGGGATATTTTGGGACCTTATTCCAATCTATTGGAACCTGTTCACCCTCTGTATAACATAGTGCTAGATAAATACTATGAAGCACATGAGTTCTTTGTGAGATCACAATTATAA